One Oryza glaberrima chromosome 10, OglaRS2, whole genome shotgun sequence DNA segment encodes these proteins:
- the LOC127752619 gene encoding probable CCR4-associated factor 1 homolog 11 produces MPATQPAREVLIRRVTADNLAVEMLTIRSHLPYFPYITIHADYPVDNAAARHGRLAKARVDELHVLQLDITLCDHHGRLPATAIAGPGGAAVAVEMAWQVGFSDFDMSQSAVDVLRAAGVDLEHLRARGVPAAVFGQALRVFDIVSAANLGRLTWVAFGGLYDFGFLLKMLDGGRPLPETAEGFASRLRAHLGVVYDAKYVAARLPMDGVELRGGLVRVARVLGAPAAAVEEPRQAGEKSLVASQVFTRMTGLFFAYHDVAVHAGKIDGLQ; encoded by the exons ATGCCGGCCACGCAGCCGGCGCGGGAGGTGCTAATCCGGCGGGTGACGGCGGACAACCTCGCCGTCGAGATGCTGACCATCCGCTCCCACCTGCCCTACTTCCCTTACATCACCATCCACGCCGACTACCCCGTCGacaacgccgccgcgcgccacgggag GCTCGCCAAGGCCAGGGTGGACGAGCTCCACGTGCTCCAGCTCGACATCACGCTCTGCGACCACCACGGCCGCCTCCCCGCCACCGCGATCGCCGGcccgggcggcgccgccgtcgccgtcgagatGGCGTGGCAGGTCGGCTTCTCCGACTTCGACATGAGCCAGTCCGCCGTCGacgtcctccgcgccgccggcgtcgacttGGAGCacctgcgcgcgcgcggcgtcccCGCGGCGGTGTTCGGGCAAGCGCTGCGGGTGTTCGACATCGTGTCCGCCGCCAACCTCGGGCGGCTCACCTGGGTGGCGTTCGGCGGCCTCTACGACTTCGGCTTCCTCCTCAAGATGCTCGACGGCGGGCGGCCGCTGCCGGAGACGGCGGAGGGATTCGCGTCGCGGCTTCGCGCGCACCTCGGCGTCGTGTACGACGCCAAGTacgtggcggcgcggctgccGATGGACGGCGTCGAGCTGCGCGGCGGGCTGGTGAGGGTGGCGAGGGTTCTgggtgcgccggcggcggcggtggaggagcccCGGCAGGCCGGCGAGAAGAGCCTGGTGGCGAGCCAGGTGTTCACGCGGATGACGGGGCTCTTCTTCGCCTACCACGACGTCGCCGTGCACGCCGGCAAGATCGACGGCCTGCAATGA